The DNA segment AACCGAGCGTGTCCGAATCCGAGTGGCTCTCCCGCGAGGCGGCGACTGCCGTTCGCGACGACGAACTCGCACCCGGGGAGACCGATCGCTTCCTGAAGATCTACGGCGTCGTCGAACCCGGCAGCGGTCCGGCCGACGATCAGTCGGATCCGGCCGATATGGAGACCGAGCGGGATCGCCCGCCCCGGCTGGTCGAACCGATGTTCGTCACGCGAACCGGGCCCGATCTGCCCGAGTACGACCTGCGAGACGTCGAGGAGACGGTTGTCGTTCGCGTCACCGAGACCGAGTTCGGCGCGTGATCGCCGTCGAATCGAGCCCCCGGGTGCTTCGTTGCCGATCATCGGTGCCACTCGTCGATCCGTTCGACGCCTTCGATCGAGAGGATCAGCTCCGGTCCGAAGGCACTCGCCGGCGTCTGGTGTCCGGCCGGCGCGTCGCCCGCGAGCACGCGTTCGACTACCTCGAGGGCCGCGAGCTTCGTCGTCCGGTAGACGTTCGGCGTCCGCAACCGCGACACCCGCGTTGCGTCCCCATTGCTGACTTCCCCCCACAGCGTCGCCGTCGTCTCGGCCCGCGTCTCGGCGTCGGGTCCCTCGATCAGTCGATCGACAAGTTTCGCGAGCAACGTCTGCACCGGGCCGAGCGCGAGGATGGGATCGAGATAGCGCTGGTAGCGCAGCCAGCGCGTCGCGCCCGGCGGGACCGCGAGGTAGCACTCGATGTTCGGGACACCGGTCGTGTGATACGCTGTCGAGACGTCCCCGAGCGGGACCGTCATCGCCGGCACCGGCCCGTCGCCGAAGTCGATCTCGCGAGTCGTCTGGCCGACCGTGGCGGGTTCGAGGCCACCGTCCCGACGGACGAGGGCGTCCTCGCCGAGCCCCGCGATAGCGGTTTTCAGTGTTCCGGGCGAGAACCCACCCGCGGGCTGGTACCCGATCGCGAGCGATTCGGCCTCGGGTAGTCGTTCGACCAGGTGTGCAGCCAGACAGTCCGAGGGGACGACGTCGAACCCGACGCCGGGGAGCAGTGTCAGATCCGCCCGTCGGGCACGGTCGTCGTTTTCCCGGATCGACTCGAACACCTCGATCTCGCCGGTGACGTCGAGATAGTGGGTGTCGCTGTCGAGACAGGCCGCCACGAGTGGCTCGTGGGTGTCGACGAACGGCCCGGCGCAGTTGAGCACGAGATTGACATCGTCGAGGTGCCCCTCGAGTCCCGGATCAGCCAGCGAGAACACCCGCGACTCGCAATCGAGATCGGCGGCAAGCCTGTCGACCTTCTCCCGGTTCCGCCCGGCGAGGATCGGATCGAGGCCCCGGTCGACGGCTTCGCGAGCGATCAGTTCGCCGGTGTACCCGTACGCTCCATAGAGGAGCCAGCGATCGGATGTCACAGCTGTTTGCTGTCAGTGCTGGCAAATAAGTGTACGCACGGCAGACCGCCAGTATCGGTCACTCGATCGTGAACGCCGGTTCGCTGATCGACTCGCTCTTGCACTCGGGGCACCTGCTCGGCCGGTTGATCAGGTCGTCGAATTCCTCGAAGCCACAGTCCTGGCAGGTCGGTGGCGAAACCAGCAACTGCTCGTCGGCCGACTCCAGCGACTGGGCGACGTGATCGACGTGATCGAGCGCGACGCTCGTTCGAATATCGAACTCGTTTGCCAGCGCACCCGCCTCCATCGGCGTCTCGCGCAATCGATCGGCGATCCGCTCTCGTGTCGTCCGGCTCGCCTCGCGCATACCTTGTGTTCACAATGGACGAACATATGCGTTGTCCACCGGCCCTGCGAGACCAAAACGACTTACATCCGGCCGGAAGAGAGAACGGGTATGCACGCTGTCGTACTCGCTGGTGGCTATGCGACGCGACTGTGGCCGGTGACGAAGAACCGACCGAAAATGTTTCTCCCGGTCGGTGAGACGACGGTCATCGATCGCGTTCTCGCGGACCTCGAATCCGACGACCGGGTCGAGGACGTCTACGTCTCGACGAACGAACGGTTCGCCGACGATTTCGAGACACACTTGCGCGAGTCCGACTTCGAGAAGCCACAGCTCTCGGTCGAGGAGACGACCGCCGAAGACGAAAAGTTCGGCGTCGTCGGCGCGCTCGCGCAACTGGTCGAGCGGGAAGGTCTCGAAGACACGGACCTCCTGGTCGTCGCCGGAGACAACCTCATCAGCTTCGGGATCGACGAGTTCATCGACGCCTTCGAGGACCACGGCGCGACGACGATCGCCGCCTACGACGTCGGGAGCCTCGAAAAGGCAACTGAATACGGGGTCGTCGAACTCGACGACGACCGCGTCGTCGACTTCCAGGAGAAGCCCGACGACCCGACGAGTACGCTTGTTTCGATCGCCTGCTACGCGTTCCCCGCCGAAGACATCCGCTTCGAGGAGTACCTCGCAGCGGGTAACAACCCGGACGAACCCGGCTGGTTCGTCCAGTGGCTCGTCGACAACGACGAGGTCTGGGCCTATTCCTTCGAGGAGGCCTGGTTCGACATCGGGACGCCGGAGAGCTACCTCGAGGCCGTCGCCTGGGAACTCGACGGCGAGAGCCGGGTCGCCGACAGCGCGACGATCGAGAACGCCGAGATCGGCGCGAACGTCCACGTCGGCGAGGGTGCCCAGATCGCCGATTCGACGCTTGAGCGCTCGGTCGTGTTCCCCGAGACGACGATCCGAGACTGTGAACTCCGCGATTCGATCATCGATCGGGACACGCACCTCGAAAATCTCGACCTCAGCGGTGCGCTCATCGGTGCTCACACCACGATCGCCAACGGCGAGTGAACTCGGCTGTAGACCGCCGCCTGCCCGCACTTTCACTTTCACTCCGGGGATGGCTCGCTTTCAGTACCCCTCGGCACCTAGCTGTAGGTATGCTGAACGAACTCACCAGCACGTGCGAACACTGCGATCGGGTACTCGACGACGATCACTGTATGCTGGTCTTCGAGACCGACGAGGGTCAACGCCGGGCCTACGAGTGTGACTGTGGCGCGGTGACGATCACGGTCCACCGATAACGTCGGTGTCGATTGCGGTCTCGTCCTCTATTTTTGCGATTGCCCACGAGGAAACTGTCGCTCGACCGAGCAAGGTTTAGGCCGGGGACCACCTACACGGAGTATGTCCGACGGAGCGTGGGTGAGCCTCTTCTCGGGCGGCAAAGACTCCTCGTGGGCCCTCTACCGGGCCCTGGAAGCCGGCCATCCGATCGAGCGACTGGTGACGGTCCATCCGGACGGCGATTCGTACATGTATCACGTCCCGGCGACGGAACTGGCCGGACTGGCCGCCGAGAGCATCGGTGTCGAGTTGGTAACCATCGAACCGGCTGATTTCGAGACCGAGGACGTCGTCGACGCCGGCGACCAGGGCGACGCCGAACTCCGACCCCTGGAGGCGGAACTGAACGCACTGGACGAGCGCCTCGATGGTGGCATCACCGGCGTCACCGCAGGTGCCGTCCAGAGCGAGTATCAAACCAGCCGGATCCAGGCGATGTGCGACCGACTTGGGGCCGAACTGTTCGCCCCGCTCTGGCAGGAAGACCCGCAAGCGCTGGCCGAATCGATGCTGGATGCGGGGTTCGAGATCCGGATCATCAAGGTCGCCGCATACGGGCTGGACGAATCGTGGCTCGGCCGTCGGCTTGACAGCGACGCATTGGCCGACCTCCAGGCTCTCAACGAGGAGTACGGTGTACACATCCTCGGCGAAGGCGGGGAGTTCGAGACGATCGTGACCGACGGCCCGCACATGGATCGGCGGATCGAACTCGAATACGATACCGAGTGGGACGGGACGCGCGGGTCCGTCCGGATCACGGACGCCTGGCTGGAGTGACTCTGTCTCCGAAGACAGTGATGCGAGATGGCTATTGACAGCTAGGCAACTCGACCGAGCACCGCGAGGTCGAGGCTTTTTGGCCCAGCTTTTTCGAGGAGTGGTTCCCGGAGGGCCGCAGGCCCGAGGAAACCCGACGAGAAAAAGGTGGACGACGCCGAGTGGGACGGGACGCGCGGGACTGTCCGGATCACGGACGCCTGGCTGGAGTGATTCCGATCAACGGATTGATTCAAATAATAACTCTGAAGATAGGTCGCCAGTGGTCGTCGTCTTAGACTCCTTCAACGACGTTTAGAAACTTAATGGGTCGGGGCGGATTTGAACCGCCGACTTCCTCCGTGTGAAGGAGGTATCATAACCGAACTAGATCACCGACCCGCGCACTACGTGCTACCGGAGTGGCTGACTTAAGAATTGCTTTTCGTTATACGGCCGGATACCGAGCCCCACTTCCCCAGCTGATCCCGGTAGTAGCTGCCTGACGTCCGGAGGCTGCATCACAGTCCGAATTGGCTGCGACCATCTCAACAGGACCGGATCGATCAGTACGTGGGATGCTCCTCGCGGTTCCCCTCACGCTTGTTGATGACACGCGCGAGCGTAAACAGGAGGTCAGACAGCCGGTTGAGATAGACGACTGCGTCCTCGTTGACCTCGGACTGTGACCCAGCGAGGTCGACTGTCCGACGTTCCGCGCGTCGACAGACCGCTCGTGCGTGATGCAGCTTCGAACCGGGATCGGATCCGCTTGGCAGCACGAACTGCTCCAGTGGCTCCAGTTCCGCGTCGAACTCGTCGATCCACGCCTCGACCTGGTCGACGTGCGCCCCGGTGACGACGGGGTCGTCGTCGGACGGTTCCGGCGTCGCGAGGTCGGCCTGCAGCACGTGCAGCTGGTTCTGGATTTCGCGCAAACAGTTCTCGAGATCGTCGTAGTGGACCGGCCTGACCACACCGACCAGAGCATTCACCTCGTCGACAGTACCGTAGGCTTCGATCCGAGGGCTTGCCTTCGACACCTGGGACATGTCGCGCAGGTCCGTGAGTCCGTCGTCGCCGCGTCCGGTGTATATCTTCATGCACAGCCGTTCGAGCGGGACGGGTATAAAAGGCCAGCCTGTCGGCTGACGCTGGATGTCTCCGCCAGTTGCACTCCCGGGTTCGCTGTCGGTTGGCGCCAATCGGCAAGAACGCTCTTTTTCGCTGATCGAGCGAGCGTTTAAGCCGCTCAAGATAATATTTGGAAATGCATATATGGCACAGAACCGATCATGTCCGTCGTGTGGCGAAAACGAGTCGTTCACACAGGTCGCGACGACGACCCTCAACCTGGGCGAGAAGACGAAGTGGCGGTGTGACGCCTGTGGCTATCGGTCCATCCGGATCGGATCTGCCATCGACACGGCTGAGGCGTGACCGGCGATAGTCAAAGTACAAGTTCGTGACTCCCGTAGCTGTCAGTAATGGCCGGAACGATCACTGTCTTACTTGTCGACGAGGATTCGGATGTCCTCGAACTGACTAAGACCTTCCTTG comes from the Halapricum desulfuricans genome and includes:
- a CDS encoding cob(I)yrinic acid a,c-diamide adenosyltransferase, yielding MKIYTGRGDDGLTDLRDMSQVSKASPRIEAYGTVDEVNALVGVVRPVHYDDLENCLREIQNQLHVLQADLATPEPSDDDPVVTGAHVDQVEAWIDEFDAELEPLEQFVLPSGSDPGSKLHHARAVCRRAERRTVDLAGSQSEVNEDAVVYLNRLSDLLFTLARVINKREGNREEHPTY
- a CDS encoding saccharopine dehydrogenase family protein is translated as MTSDRWLLYGAYGYTGELIAREAVDRGLDPILAGRNREKVDRLAADLDCESRVFSLADPGLEGHLDDVNLVLNCAGPFVDTHEPLVAACLDSDTHYLDVTGEIEVFESIRENDDRARRADLTLLPGVGFDVVPSDCLAAHLVERLPEAESLAIGYQPAGGFSPGTLKTAIAGLGEDALVRRDGGLEPATVGQTTREIDFGDGPVPAMTVPLGDVSTAYHTTGVPNIECYLAVPPGATRWLRYQRYLDPILALGPVQTLLAKLVDRLIEGPDAETRAETTATLWGEVSNGDATRVSRLRTPNVYRTTKLAALEVVERVLAGDAPAGHQTPASAFGPELILSIEGVERIDEWHR
- a CDS encoding transcriptional regulator, yielding MREASRTTRERIADRLRETPMEAGALANEFDIRTSVALDHVDHVAQSLESADEQLLVSPPTCQDCGFEEFDDLINRPSRCPECKSESISEPAFTIE
- a CDS encoding diphthine--ammonia ligase, translated to MSDGAWVSLFSGGKDSSWALYRALEAGHPIERLVTVHPDGDSYMYHVPATELAGLAAESIGVELVTIEPADFETEDVVDAGDQGDAELRPLEAELNALDERLDGGITGVTAGAVQSEYQTSRIQAMCDRLGAELFAPLWQEDPQALAESMLDAGFEIRIIKVAAYGLDESWLGRRLDSDALADLQALNEEYGVHILGEGGEFETIVTDGPHMDRRIELEYDTEWDGTRGSVRITDAWLE
- a CDS encoding sugar phosphate nucleotidyltransferase; the encoded protein is MHAVVLAGGYATRLWPVTKNRPKMFLPVGETTVIDRVLADLESDDRVEDVYVSTNERFADDFETHLRESDFEKPQLSVEETTAEDEKFGVVGALAQLVEREGLEDTDLLVVAGDNLISFGIDEFIDAFEDHGATTIAAYDVGSLEKATEYGVVELDDDRVVDFQEKPDDPTSTLVSIACYAFPAEDIRFEEYLAAGNNPDEPGWFVQWLVDNDEVWAYSFEEAWFDIGTPESYLEAVAWELDGESRVADSATIENAEIGANVHVGEGAQIADSTLERSVVFPETTIRDCELRDSIIDRDTHLENLDLSGALIGAHTTIANGE
- a CDS encoding DUF5804 family protein — translated: MTRVCLLGEEDVNLEYELLSRETSRNALATYDLREPYDNAVAVETVSLGAAVALLNDLNWYLVRFVEDVLVLEPSVSESEWLSREAATAVRDDELAPGETDRFLKIYGVVEPGSGPADDQSDPADMETERDRPPRLVEPMFVTRTGPDLPEYDLRDVEETVVVRVTETEFGA